One region of Melitaea cinxia chromosome 29, ilMelCinx1.1, whole genome shotgun sequence genomic DNA includes:
- the LOC123667939 gene encoding low density lipoprotein receptor adapter protein 1-A, protein MADNEGPVLVQDLPMTFQVKYLGQSDARGLWGIKHTRKPVDLMVAAAKALPPGQVLPIVRLTITVDGVHLETINQEIKNEFEHMAVFFNIESISYGVQDLVYTRVFSMIIVKDNADVKGLNPFECHAFVCESRNAARRLTYALAAAFQDYSRRVKEMQTAEIDEKPPSLKKRFAIDLRTPEEIEADLETEA, encoded by the exons gTAAAATACTTGGGGCAGAGCGATGCAAGAGGCCTATGGGGTATCAAACACACGAGGAAGCCTGTTGATTTGATGGTGGCTGCAGCGAAAGCCCTACCTCCAG GGCAAGTGCTACCAATAGTGAGGCTAACCATCACAGTGGACGGAGTACACCTCGAAACAATAAATCAAGAAATAAAGAATGAATTCGAGCATATGGCGGTCTTCTTCAATATAGAGTCAATATCATACGGTGTCCAGGACCTGGTCTACACGAGGGTATTCTCCATGATCATTGTGAAGGACAACGCTGATGTCAAGGGTCTGAATCCCTTTGAATGTCACGCGTTTGTTTGTGAATCTAG AAACGCAGCTCGACGACTTACATATGCACTGGCAGCGGCCTTCCAAGATTACTCAAGACGAGTAAAAGAAATGCAAACTGCAG aaatCGACGAAAAGCCACCGAGCTTGAAGAAACGCTTCGCCATCGACTTGAGAACACCAGAGGAAATAGAAGCCGACTTAGAGACGGAAGCTTAA